The genomic segment GCCTTCGGCTTCCTCCAGGGACAGGCCCACCAGGGCCCGCCGATCCCGTGCTTCGGACTGCCGGGCAACCCCGTCAGCGCCTATGTCAGCTTCGAGATCTTCGTCCGTCCGGCCATTCGCCTGATGCAGGGGCGCACCGACCTCAACCGCCAGCGCGTCCGGGCCGTCATGGAGACCGCGGTGCGCAGCGCACCGCACAAGGTCGAGTTCGTCCGCGTCCAGCTGCGCGACAGCCCCACCGGCTGGACGGCGCGACCGACGGGGGAGCAGGGCAGCGGCATCCTGCGCAGCCTGGTCGACGCCGACGGGCTGGCCGAGATCGCCGAGGACTGCACCGACGTGGCCGCTGGTGACCCCGTGGTCGTGCACGTCCTGGTCGAGCACCCGGGCGGCAGCCGGTGAGCGGTCGGCACCTGACCCACGTCGACGACCAGGGCCGTGCCCGGATGGTCGACGTGGGTGGCAAGGACCGCACGGCGCGCCGCGCCGTGGCCAGCGCCCGCGTGCGGATGACGCCCGGGACGGCCGCGCTGCTGGTCGACGGGCGGCTGCCCAAAGGTGATGCGCTCGGGGTCGCCCGCCTGGCCGGCATCATGGCGGCCAAGCGCACCCCGGAGCTCATTCCGCTCTGCCACACGGTCGCGCTGACCAGCGTCGACGTCGAGATCGACGTGGATGCCGCCGACGGCCTCGCCACGGTCACGACCGTGGCGCACGCAACGGACCGCACCGGGGTCGAGATGGAGGCCCTGGTCGCGGCCAGCACGGCGGCGTTGGCGCTGTACGACATGGTCAAGGGCGTCGAGCGGGGCGTGGTGATCGAGCACGTGGCCCTCCAGGAGAAGACGGGCGGCACCCACGGCGACTGGACTCGCG from the Egibacteraceae bacterium genome contains:
- the moaC gene encoding cyclic pyranopterin monophosphate synthase MoaC — protein: MSGRHLTHVDDQGRARMVDVGGKDRTARRAVASARVRMTPGTAALLVDGRLPKGDALGVARLAGIMAAKRTPELIPLCHTVALTSVDVEIDVDAADGLATVTTVAHATDRTGVEMEALVAASTAALALYDMVKGVERGVVIEHVALQEKTGGTHGDWTRGQPADPDDEGCA